The proteins below are encoded in one region of Xenopus laevis strain J_2021 chromosome 8L, Xenopus_laevis_v10.1, whole genome shotgun sequence:
- the LOC121396875 gene encoding exosome complex component RRP4-like isoform X2 yields the protein MKCSFKDERFGVQQKRWKVETNSRLDSVLLLSAVNLPGGKLRRRSAEDELAMRSYLQEGDLISIKELLKVEVIEDIVMETRQRLLEQEG from the exons atgaaatgttcatttaaagatgagagatttggg GTGCAACAGAAGAGATGGAAGGTGGAAACTAATAGTCGTTTGGACTCTGTGTTACTACTTTCTGCTGTTAATCTTCCTGGTGGCAAACTG AGGAGGAGGTCGGCCGAGGACGAGTTGGCCATGAGGAGTTACCTGCAGGAGGGAGACCTGATCAGC ATCAAAGAGTTGTTAAAAGTGGAGGTGATAGAAGACATAGTCATGGAAACCCGACAGCGCCTCCTGGAGCAGGAAGGTTAA
- the LOC121396875 gene encoding uncharacterized protein LOC121396875 isoform X1 produces the protein MLYLLCLAPNLPQPTWRAVDIRQDKYGGAHVVISAGWRYQDGGGSKVAQTRFNQELGSQSGLHLVTPGDTITTDTGFMRCNRRDGRWKLIVVWTLCYYFLLLIFLVAN, from the exons ATGCTGTATTTACTTTGTTTAGCTCCTAATCTGCCTCAACCAACATGGCGGGCGGTGGATATCCGCCAGGACAAGTATGGCGGCGCCCATGTTGTGATTAGTGCAGGCTGGAGGTATCAGGATGGCGGTGGAAGTAAGGTGGCACAAACGCGATTTAATCAAGAGTTGGGATCACAGAGCGGCCTCCATCTAGTGACCCCCGGGGACACCATCACCACCGACACGGGATTCATGAG GTGCAACAGAAGAGATGGAAGGTGGAAACTAATAGTCGTTTGGACTCTGTGTTACTACTTTCTGCTGTTAATCTTCCTGGTGGCAAACTG A
- the prdm12.L gene encoding PR domain containing 12 L homeolog (The RefSeq protein has 1 substitution compared to this genomic sequence), protein MMGSVLPAEALVLKAGLKQPGLSLAELITSDILHSFLYGRWRNVLGEQLFEEKNNHISPKTAFTAEVLAQSFSGEVQKLSSLVLPSEVIIAQSSIPGEGLGIFSKTWIKAGTEMGPFTGRVISPEHVDLCKNNNLMWEVFNEDGTVRYFIDASQEDHRSWMTYIKCARNEQEQNLEVVQIGNSIFYKATETIPPDQELLVWYGNSLSSFLGIPGVPGMEEEQKKNKQEEFGIVDSTGPSLAGRMRCVICHRGFNSRSNLRSHMRIHTLDKPFVCRFCNRRFSQSSTLRNHVRLHTGERPYKCQVCQSAYSQLAGLRAHQKSARHRPPNGSLQTHSPTLPVPHPATLAHHIPTMVL, encoded by the exons ATGATGGGCTCGGTGCTGCCGGCTGAAGCGTTGGTGCTGAAGGCTGGGCTCAAACAGCCAGGGCTCTCCTTGGCAGAGCTCATTACCTCGGACATCCTACACAGCTTCCTCTATGGGCGCTGGAGAAACGTCTTAGGGGAACAAATGTTTGAGGAGAAGAACAATCACATCAGCCCCAAAACTGCTTTCACCGCAGAGGTCCTGGCACAGTCCTTCTCAGGGG AAGTCCAGAAGCTCTCCAGCTTGGTGCTGCCCTCTGAAGTCATCATTGCCCAGAGTTCCATTCCTGGTGAGGGACTGGGCATCTTCTCCAAGACCTGGATCAAAGCTGGCACAGAGATGGGTCCTTTCACTGGCAGAGTCATTTCCCCAGAGCATGTGGATCTGTGCAAAAACAACAACCTGATGTGGGAG GTGTTTAATGAAGATGGCACCGTGCGCTATTTTATTGATGCCAGCCAAGAGGACCATCGCAGTTGGATGACGTACATCAAGTGTGCAAGGAATGAGCAAGAGCAGAACCTGGAGGTTGTGCAGATTGGCAACAGCATCTTCTACAAAGCCACCGAG ACTATCCCACCGGATCAGGAGTTGTTGGTTTGGTATGGAAATTCCCTGAGTAGCTTCCTTGGAATCCCAGGGGTACCAGGAATGGAAGAGGAACAGAAAAAGAACAAGCAAG AGGAATTTGGAATCGTGGACTCCACAGGGCCGTCGCTAGCAGGCCGCATGCGTTGTGTCATTTGCCACCGTGGTTTCAATTCTCGCAGCAACCTGCGCTCCCACATGCGCATCCACACCCTAGACAAGCCCTTTGTCTGCCGCTTCTGCAACCGCCGCTTCAGCCAGTCCTCTACCCTACGTAACCACGTCCGCCTGCACACTGGGGAGCGCCCGTATAAATGCCAAGTGTGCCAAAGCGCCTACTCACAGCTGGCCGGCCTACGAGCCCATCAGAAAAGCGCCAGGCACCGTCCACCCAATGGTTCCTTGCAGACCCATTCCCCAACCTTGCCAGTGCCACACCCTGCCACCCTGGCACACCACATTCCAACCATGGTGCTGTGA